A window of Trichomycterus rosablanca isolate fTriRos1 chromosome 5, fTriRos1.hap1, whole genome shotgun sequence contains these coding sequences:
- the golga4 gene encoding golgin subfamily A member 4 isoform X5 has protein sequence MFKKLKQKINEEQLPQKNVLSPQQAQMSLGAKRGKPPGLHQDPPSCLSDKEREEPQSLAQKLQQRVSSVESLFRGSVRAEGIFRSGSRDSLVRSASRDSLNILGENDFLSGPSYDPPSDIESEAEEAPANTETFSKEQLLHCLHRVEKSLATYRGKYSELVIAYRTVQRDKEKTQAILSQSQDKALRRIGELREELQMDQQAKKQLQEEFDAVLEEKDQIITVLQTQVALMKKRLHGDHEGSVSPKEDNSYISDHIQSISDPQSNAQGESLELNLEGSGEPGTSVELEVLHKRVQRQETLLQRCRQLIETNKERSAQLSSENEALQQQLQERLQELEKIKELHTTEKTKLITQLKDAKNLIEQLEQDKGMVIAETKRQMHETLEMKEEEIAQLRSKIKQTVAQKEGIQEQKERAEKAAFEELERALGVAQRAEESRRQHQDCMEAQIKDVEQASKKEKRILQQELTRVKEEVVNIMKRSTEDKIVEMEQLHSEALASKDQEISALINQAVEKCRKEQLQTAKEKEQQASLALEEVLLQKSALQTEGEKKARELLLELESARTRILDLESSLVKSSSEKITQTDQHSGEIEEQKSMHEVEIAAIEERHQQNLERLRAELTETLNQQHSTAAEELVQYHKSEIKSILKDKEMQFHAHVEDMNQKMLEKMDLKQTELEAMSFKLSDMHNSRQQLEEKLAAFESENESAQKEIKLRLNEEQLKLQSELENIKHQHEQSFKEMEKTFKEELNQLNLALKEKDKELEQYVLQERILLEDATKAQQNVERQLGEMEELRHIAQSERDALAEANAQLITLREEIEQAKNELQNAQKLLDEIRNECKRTQNCLQQKTDENKELQQKVQQAMNDMTEKENSHAEMHKTMQEEQNCLKKQLDEEKCAYEKRFKQKAKEMQEKLKKKLEQREENYKAELVKRDKDLQQKEQQVMVLEMTQANTESLSSAVSDMEANHKEQLEKLREVHKQKQKELLCYWQEKLSQQEKELKEKHLLALQENVQELEGISQKLLTSIDEKELVVKETKNLREELAIRETTVQKLHAELRDAAVKLENLSGEEDMLKKQLETMEKNLNQALNERNNFQDLLCKVEDTSKERIQALSEDLEDTYKKLNVLETSRCKEDESMHTILEEKTIELETKEREFVTQISNISKELENHCQGAQVVLNDLFDDLYNTLEAKVMKLQNKITYSQAKLCNFKKVIVTKNEKICCLETELQQAMEESHNLKNALNQLASQLSALTLEKETLQKDSNNHSQLLSEKVACIEKLNAENKNLSNQLESNTLHISHLENIIDDLKKQLTEKEEAISMLNHQHNEEKQSQMEDTVQKVENEKRLALESKVQNQTTVEHLQCKILDTERQIAEKDEHLQRLTASIENQSISKSEMDQVLSEKEQRVSALTLELDNCTRRVIELEVQLEQQAKKQEQELVELQQNHGILEREKTTLIEQLQQAKEQRSQKNDLEIKLHSLEREVKNTKQELESQQKDFEREKAYILKSQAEALKAAEESAGKAAELKRKAEQKISSIRKQLTSQIEQKEQTIKDMQVHLDDISQRQNQKEQQMKDMEKNVKVMEEIINNLRKEHTKLMEPMEQQLVQQHNETQDNQNSLQIAIIDKKLTAKKFAEDETDAVCRQMEGEALTRLREVEARLAESEKQNIAHQAKIGDLKTELFKQTALVQELQKTCLEVNVKEKNDTQIEQCSVRQTASLLQIDPVRAKDKKEEPWIENELKIQDLNRKIEEKNDQLKAQENLQMGLSKSESEHYIPESRSPENHLQRKLVETENEKKKMSKDYAQLQKDLRSLRKEHEKELEYLRKEMAEENAKKIKLDIEDLDMKHNSALKQMMREFNTQMALKEKELQDSVREAIEKAQSVEAELIRSHQEEASQLQIIIGQKEDDIKKTVQRYEQVLQSREEEMGTRVCEVQNELEELRQRSQSAPKSIEELQVQLAAKTTLLSEARLKEQEYQDRIHTLEDTIRGAYKNSVVTHLGTTYNDFLMH, from the exons AGGGAGGAACCACAGTCTCTTGCTCAAAAGCTACAGCAGAGGGTATCCTCAGTTGAGTCTCTCTTCCGGGGCTCAGTACGTGCTGAGGGGATTTTTCGCTCTGGCTCCAGGGATAGCCTGGTTCGTAGTGCATCTCGGGATTCTCTCAATATTCTGGGGGAGAATGATTTTCTTTCAGGCCCGTCCTACGACCCCCCATCTGACATCGAGAGTGAGGCTGAGGAGGCACCTGCCAACACAGAGACTTTTTCCAAAGAGCAACTCTTGCATTGTCTACATAGGGTGGAGAAAAGCCTAGCAACGTATAGAGGGAAATACTCTGAG CTGGTGATTGCCTATAGAACAGTACAGAGAGATAAAGAGAAAACGCAG GCTATTCTCAGCCAGAGTCAGGACAAAGCACTACGGAGAATAGGAGAACTTAGAGAG GAGCTGCAAATGGATCAACAGGCCAAGAAGCAACTGCAGGAGGAGTTTGATGCAGTTTTAGAGGAAAAAGACCAGATAATTACTGTGTTGCAGACTcag GTTGCTCTTATGAAAAAACGACTACATGGTGACCATGAGGGTTCGGTATCACCTAAGGAAGACAACTCCTACATTTCTGATCATATTCAAAGTATATCTGATCCTCAAAGCAATGCTCAAGGGGAAAGCCTAGAGTTAAACCtgg AGGGCAGTGGTGAGCCAGGTACATCTGTGGAGTTGGAAGTTTTGCATAAGCGAGTACAAAGGCAGGAGACGCTGTTGCAGCGCTGCAGGCAGCTTATCGAAACCAACAAGGAGCGCAGCGCTCAGCTCAGCAGTGAGAACGAGGCCCTGCAGCAGCAACTTCAGGAGAGACTGCAAGAGCTGGAAAAGATAAAG GAACTTCACACCACTGAGAAAACCAAGCTTATCACACAGCTGAAGGATGCCAAAAACCTTATTGAACAGCTGGAGCAGGACAAG GGCATGGTTATTGCTGAGACGAAGCGGCaaatgcatgagactctggagATGAAAGAGGAGGAGATTGCTCAGTTGCGCTCCAAGATCAAACAGACTGTTGCCCAGAAAGAAGGAATACAAGAGCAAAAGGAAAGAGCAGAAAAagctg CATTTGAGGAGCTGGAACGGGCCTTGGGTGTGGCACAGCGAGCAGAAGAATCACGGCGCCAGCACCAAGACTgcatggaggcacagataaAGGATGTAGAGCAAGCcagtaagaaagaaaaaaggattCTACAGCAGGAGCTTACCAGAGTCAAAGAGGAGGTGGTAAATATCATGAAG AGGTCTACAGAAGATAAGATAGTGGAAATGGAACAGCTGCACTCTGAAGCTTTGGCTAGTAAGGATCAGGAAATAAGTGCCCTGATAAACCAGGCAGTG gAGAAATGTCGTAAAGAGCAACTACAAACAGCAAAAGAGAAGGAGCAGCAGGCCTCTTTGGCTTTGGAAGAAGTATTGCTGCAAAAGTCAGCCCTGCAGACTGAGGGTGAGAAGAAAGCCAGGGAACTGCTACTAGAGCTAGAGAGTGCCAGAACT AGAATTCTTGACCTAGAGAGTTCTTTGGTGAAGTCCTCAAGCGAAAAGATTACCCAGACAGATCAGCATTCAGGAGAGATTGAAGAACAGAAGAGTATGCATGAAGTTGAAATAGCTGCCATAGAAGAGAGACATCAGCAGAATCTGGAGAGATTAAGGGCAGAACTGACAGAGACTTTGAATCAGCAGCACTCTACTGCTGCTGAAGAACTAGTGCAATATCACAAGTCTGAAATTAAATCCATTTTAAAAGACAAAGAAATGCAATTTCATGCTCATGTTGAGGACATGAATCAAAAAATGTTGGAGAAAATGGATCTTAAACAAACTGAGCTGGAAGCtatgtcttttaaactcagtGACATGCATAATAGTAGACAACAGCTAGAGGAGAAGCTTGCAGCTTTTGAGTCTGAAAATGAGTCAGCTCAAAAAGAAATTAAGCTAAGATTAAATGAGGAACAGTTAAAACTTCAGTCTGAGCTTGAAAATATAAAGCATCAACATGAACAATCTTTTAAAGAAATGGAAAAAACTTTTAAAGAAGAGTTAAATCAACTGAATTTGGCACTAAAGGAGAAAGATAAAGAGTTGGAGCAATATGTTTTACAAGAAAGAATATTACTGGAGGATGCCACAAAGGCTCAACAGAATGTTGAGAGACAGTTAGGGGAAATGGAAGAGCTACGACACATTGCACAGTCTGAAAGGGATGCCTTGGCTGAGGCTAATGCTCAGCTTATCACTCTGAGAGAGGAAATCGAGCAGGCAAAGAATGAATTACAAAATGCACAGAAGCTTCTTGACGAAATTCGTAATGAGTGCAAGCGAACACAAAACTGTCTGCAACAGAAGACTGATGAAAACAAAGAACTACAGCAAAAAGTACAACAAGCAATGAATGACATGACTGAAAAAGAGAATTCACATGCTGAAATGCACAAAACAATGCAAGAGGAGCAAAATTGCTTAAAGAAGCAGTTAGATGAAGAAAAATGTGCTTATGAGAAGAGATTTAAACAGAAAGCCAAGGAAATGCaggaaaagttaaaaaaaaaacttgagcaACGAGAGGAAAATTACAAAGCTGAGTTAGTGAAAAGGGATAAAGATCTTCAGCAGAAAGAACAACAGGTAATGGTACTAGAGATGACTCAGGCTAACACAGAAAGCCTAAGTAGTGCTGTATCTGACATGGAGGCAAATCACAAGGAGCAGTTAGAAAAGCTGCGCGAGGTCCACAAACAGAAACAGAAGGAACTTTTATGTTACTGGCAGGAGAAGCTAAGCCAGCAGGAAAAAGAGTTGAAGGAGAAACATTTGCTGGCATTGCAGGAGAATGTGCAAGAGTTGGAGGGCATCTCTCAAAAGCTTTTAACCAGCATAGATGAGAAGGAGTTAGTTGTTAAAGAAACAAAGAATCTTAGGGAAGAGCTTGCAATAAGAGAAACAACTGTGCAGAAACTTCATGCAGAACTTAGGGACGCTGCTGTGAAGCTAGAAAATTTATCTGGTGAAGAGGATATGCTTAAAAAGCAACTAGAAACTATGGAGAAGAACTTAAACCAAGCCTTGAATGAAAGAAACAACTTTCAGGATCTGTTATGTAAGGTAGAGGACACCAGTAAAGAGAGAATACAGGCTCTCTCTGAAGACCTAGAAGACACATACAAGAAGCTCAATGTACTTGAAACATCCAGATGTAAGGAGGATGAGAGTATGCACACGATTCTTGAAGAAAAAACTATTGAGCTTGAAACTAAAGAAAGAGAATTTGTAACACAAATCTCTAATATTAGCAAGGAGTTGGAGAATCACTGTCAAGGTGCACAAGTAGTGctaaatgatttatttgatgATCTGTACAATACACTAGAGGCCAAAGTCATGAAGCTACAAAATAAGATTACATATAGTCAAGCAAAACTGTGCAATTTCAAAAAAGTCATTGTGACCAAGAACGAAAAAATTTGTTGTTTAGAGACAGAGCTTCAACAAGCCATGGAGGAGAGCCATAATCTTAAAAATGCACTTAACCAGCTGGCTTCTCAGCTTAGTGCCTTAACACTTGAGAAAGAAACTTTGCAAAAGGATTCTAACAATCACTCCCAACTACTTTCTGAAAAAGTCGCTTGTATAGAGAAACTTAATGCAGAAAACAAAAACTTATCTAATCAACTTGAATCAAATACTTTGCATATCAGTCATTTGGAGAACATCATAGATGATCTTAAAAAGCAGTTAACTGAAAAAGAAGAAGCCATATCTATGCTGAATCATCAGCACAATGAGGAAAAGCAAAGCCAAATGGAGGATACAGTACAAAAAGTGGAGAATGAAAAGAGATTAGCTCTTGAGTCCAAGGTTCAAAACCAAACCACTGTTGAACATCTTCAATGCAAAATATTGGACACGGAAAGACAGATTGCAGAGAAGGACGAGCATCTTCAGAGACTCACTGCCAGTATTGAGAATCAGTCCATCAGTAAATCAGAAATGGACCAGGTGCTGAGTGAAAAAGAGCAGCGAGTAAGTGCTTTGACTTTAGAGCTGGACAACTGCACAAGAAGGGTTATTGAGCTGGAGGTACAACTTGAACAACAGGCAAAAAAACAAGAACAGGAATTGGTTGAGTTGCAGCAAAACCATGGTATATTAGAGAGGGAAAAGACAACACTAATTGAGCAGCTTCAGCAAGCCAAAGAGCAGAGATCACAGAAAAATGATTTAGAAATAAAACTCCATTCTTTAGAGAGAGAGGTAAAAAATACCAAACAAGAACTCGAAAGTCAGCAAAAAGACTTTGAGAGGGAAAAGGCATACATACTAAAGTCACAAGCAGAGGCTTTGAAGGCAGCTGAGGAGAGTGCAGGAAAAGCAGCTGAGCTGAAAAGAAAAGCTGAGCAAAAAATCAGCTCAATTCGGAAGCAGCTGACTTCACAGATTGAACAAAAAGAGCAGACTatcaaagatatgcaagtgcaTCTGGATGACATCAGCCAGAGACAGAATCAAAAGGAACAACAGATGAAAGACATGGAAAAGAATGTGAAGGTCATGGAGGAGATCATCAACAACCTAAGAAAAGAGCACACAAAACTCATGGAACCGATGGAACAGCAGCTCGTGCAACAGCATAACGAAACACAAGACAACCAAAATTCTCTGCAAATCGCAATTATAGACAAGAAGTTAACAGCTAAGAAATTTGCAGAAGATGAGACTGATGCTGTGTGCAGACAAATGGAAGGAGAAGCCCTTACCAGGCTCAGAGAGGTTGAGGCTAGACTCGCTGAATCTGAAAAACAGAACATTGCTCATCAAGCTAAAATTGGTGACCTTAAAACAGAACTGTTTAAACAGACTGCATTGGTTCAGGAGCTCCAGAAGACTTGTCTTGAGGTCAATGTTAAAGAGAAAAATGACACACAAATAGAACAGTGCTCTGTAAGGCAGACTGCCAGTTTGTTACAAATTGACCCTGTGAGAGCCAAGGACAAAAAAGAAGAACCCTGGATAGAAAATGAGTTGAAGATCCAAGATCTCAATAGGAAAATAGAGGAAAAAAATGATCAGCTTAAAGCCCAGGAAAACCTACAGATGGGACTTAGTAAGAGTGAGAGTGAACATTATATTCCAGAGTCCAGGAGTCCAGAGAACCATCTACAaagaaaactggtggaaactgaaaatgaaaagaagAAAATGTCAAAGGATTATGCCCAGTTGCAGAAAGACCTTCGTTCATTGAGGAAAGAACATGAAAAAGAGTTAGAATACCTTAGAAAAGAAATGGCTGAGgagaatgcaaaaaaaattaa ACTTGACATAGAAGATTTGGATATGAAGCATAATTCTGCACTTAAGCAGATGATGAGGGAGTTCAACACCCAGATGGCTTTAAAGGAGAAAGAACTTCAAGATTCAGTAAGGGAGGCCATTG AAAAGGCGCAAAGTGTTGAAGCTGAGCTAATAAGAAGCCATCAAGAGGAGGCTAGTCAGCTGCAGATAATAATTGGCCAAAAAGAAGATGATATCAAAAAAACTGTCCAGCGTTATGAGCAAGTCCTTCAG AGTCGAGAGGAAGAGATGGGCACTCGAGTGTGTGAGGTACAGAATGAGCTGGAGGAGTTGCGGCAAAGGAGTCAAAGTGCTCCAAAG AGTATTGAGGAACTTCAG